In one window of Longimicrobium sp. DNA:
- a CDS encoding alpha/beta hydrolase: MSDPQIPILAHTRVVGKDATPTRWLLVLHGIYGSGRNWGTIARRLVEARPEWGVLLVDLRNHGGSRGFPGPHTQAATAADVDRLVEHLGIDATAVMGHSFGGKVALVYAAHHGGAGQLRQVWVMDSTLSVREPEGSAWRMIEVIRALPPEFASRAEAVEGIARAGYDEGLGQWMAINLELVDGVYRWRLDWEVIEEMLRDYFRTDLWETVVRPPGKVEIHIVKATESNSLDDEAIRRVEAASTANPRVHLHQLQGGHWINTDNPQGVLDLLAGSLP, from the coding sequence ATGTCCGATCCGCAGATACCAATTCTCGCCCACACCCGCGTCGTGGGGAAGGATGCCACGCCCACGCGGTGGCTGCTGGTGCTTCACGGCATCTACGGCAGCGGCCGCAACTGGGGCACCATCGCGCGGCGGCTGGTGGAGGCGCGGCCGGAGTGGGGCGTGCTGCTGGTGGACCTGCGCAACCACGGCGGATCCCGGGGCTTTCCCGGTCCCCACACCCAGGCCGCCACCGCCGCGGACGTCGACCGGCTGGTGGAGCACCTGGGGATCGACGCCACCGCGGTGATGGGGCACTCGTTCGGCGGCAAGGTGGCGCTCGTCTACGCGGCGCACCACGGGGGGGCGGGCCAGCTGCGGCAGGTGTGGGTGATGGACAGCACGCTTTCCGTCCGCGAGCCCGAGGGCAGCGCCTGGCGGATGATCGAGGTGATCCGCGCCCTCCCGCCCGAGTTCGCATCGCGCGCCGAGGCGGTGGAGGGGATCGCCCGCGCCGGGTACGACGAGGGGCTGGGGCAGTGGATGGCCATCAACCTGGAGCTGGTGGATGGAGTTTACCGCTGGCGCCTGGACTGGGAGGTGATCGAGGAGATGCTGCGCGATTATTTCCGCACGGACCTGTGGGAGACCGTCGTGCGCCCGCCGGGTAAGGTGGAGATCCACATCGTGAAGGCGACGGAAAGCAACTCGCTGGACGACGAGGCGATCCGCCGCGTGGAGGCGGCGTCCACCGCCAACCCGCGCGTCCATCTCCACCAGCTGCAGGGCGGGCACTGGATCAACACGGATAATCCTCAGGGCGTGCTGGATCTCCTGGCGGGTAGCCTGCCGTAA
- a CDS encoding MarR family transcriptional regulator, which yields MSGTSTKESTEQALKLFVVLSRAHNAVAAHAQADIARHGLTLMEFGILEALHHRGPLLLGELQKKILVTSGGVTYLLDRLAAKGLAERRRCEHDRRAYYAALTPEGEALITEIFPAHAAALEAALGGLTPEEKETATELLRRLGRHAAEAEKPA from the coding sequence ATGAGCGGCACGAGCACGAAGGAATCGACGGAGCAGGCGCTGAAGCTGTTCGTGGTGCTTTCACGCGCGCACAACGCCGTGGCGGCGCACGCCCAGGCCGACATCGCGCGGCATGGCCTGACGCTGATGGAGTTCGGCATCCTGGAGGCGCTGCACCACCGGGGTCCCCTGCTGCTGGGCGAGCTGCAGAAGAAGATCCTGGTGACCAGCGGCGGCGTTACCTACCTGCTGGACCGCCTGGCGGCCAAGGGGCTGGCGGAGCGGCGGCGGTGCGAGCACGACCGGCGCGCCTACTACGCCGCGCTGACCCCCGAGGGCGAGGCGCTGATCACCGAGATCTTTCCCGCCCACGCGGCCGCGCTCGAGGCCGCGCTCGGCGGGCTGACGCCCGAGGAAAAGGAGACGGCCACGGAGCTGCTCCGCAGGCTGGGGCGCCACGCGGCGGAGGCAGAGAAGCCAGCCTAG